A genomic window from Lasioglossum baleicum chromosome 7, iyLasBale1, whole genome shotgun sequence includes:
- the Obp6 gene encoding odorant binding protein 6: protein MKLNCEYGHPDTLAYNLEVVAMIQRLHNPSVSWRNLLRGPRNSSFSGAAINLWDHPRKLRLRAHFNHTVNGLIMEGVSYRSSLQLYLGVELSIGLQQFKMKNVSIVFAVGLLFMVVTIWETESKKMTLEEVRNTVKNLRKPCAKKSNATKELLDGQQKGEFPKDERLMCYMLCILSTTKTVRNDEVQYDWFIKNSRLMLEEKYVPRVEHAVEVCRARVPTDVVGCELAWEFGKCVWDIDPELYIAP from the exons atgaaattgaattgCGAGTACGGGCACCCGGACACCCTGGCGTATAATTTGGAGGTAGTGGCGATGATACAACGATTGCATAATCCCAGCGTATCCTGGCGCAACTTATTGCGTGGTCCGCGTAACTCCTCCTTTTCCGGCGCAGCTATTAACCTCTGGGATCATCCTCGGAAATTGAGGTTGCGGGCACATTTTAATCACACGGTCAACGGACTAATCATGG AGGGAGTCAGCTACAGAAGTAGCCTACAATTATATCTAGGGGTGGAGCTGTCTATTGGGCTTCAACAGTTCAAAATGAAGAACGTCAGCATCGTTTTCGCGGTCGGGTTACTGTTCATGGTCGTGACCATCTGGGAAACCGAGAGC aaaaaaatgaccttaGAAGAAGTCAGGAACACTGTGAAGAACCTGAGGAAACCTTGCGCGAAGAAGTCAAATGCAACCAAAG AACTATTAGATGGACAACAGAAAGGCGAGTTCCCGAAGGACGAGAGATTGATGTGCTACATGTTGTGCATACTCAGCACGACGAAAACC GTGAGAAACGACGAGGTGCAATACGACTGGTTCATTAAGAACTCTCGCCTCATGTTAGAAGAAAAATATGTCCCGCGTGTTGAGCATGCGGTCGAAGTTTGCAGAGCTCGAG TGCCCACGGATGTGGTAGGATGCGAGCTCGCGTGGGAATTTGGCAAATGTGTTTGGGATATAGATCCCGAG CTCTACATAGCTCCCTGA
- the Obp5 gene encoding odorant binding protein 5 produces the protein MHARHLLLGAMLVCVALKPVHSAVSQEQLEKVANSMRRGCLQKIDTTEELASGVRKGEFPDDPNVACYTLCIMQTMRSFKNGGVDGKMILRQVDATMTPESTPRIKEAIKGCLTKEFDAPDDCQLAYLYTKCVHDADPEVFFFP, from the exons ATGCACGCGAGACATCTACTCCTCGGGGCTATGTTAGTGTGTGTCGCGCTAAAACCTGTGCACAGT GCCGTCTCTCAGGAACAATTGGAGAAGGTGGCGAATTCGATGCGGAGGGGCTGCCTGCAGAAAATTGACACAACCGAAG AATTGGCCTCGGGAGTGAGAAAAGGAGAATTTCCGGACGACCCTAATGTGGCGTGCTACACACTGTGCATCATGCAGACAATGAGAAGT TTCAAGAATGGAGGCGTTGATGGCAAAATGATCTTGCGACAAGTGGATGCGACGATGACGCCCGAGTCGACACCCCGAATCAAAGAGGCAATAAAAGGATGTTTAACGAAAG AGTTCGACGCGCCCGACGATTGCCAATTGGCTTACCTATACACGAAATGCGTCCACGATGCAGATCCGGAAGTGTTCTTTTTCCCCTAA